From Dromaius novaehollandiae isolate bDroNov1 chromosome 15, bDroNov1.hap1, whole genome shotgun sequence, a single genomic window includes:
- the LOC135330007 gene encoding protocadherin gamma-B5-like has translation MGAGQAAQRRAAARHVALLAVLLPVCCRAAPERLRYAIPEETGSGSVVGPLARDLGLSPAELPARQLRLVSAAKRHLKHFAVSAEDGHLYVSERLDREEMCGDSASCSVSFEAVVQNPLNVFHVDVAIQDINDNSPVFSKAALDLEIGELLLPGARFPLEMAQDPDVGSNSLLSYQLTENPSFSLAVKESPSGKKQPELVLEAALDREQQSSFQMVLTAVDGGAPARSGTVQIRINVTDANDNAPVFSRSAYEARVRENLPAGSLVLQVRATDADVGSNGRVSYSFSNVPQAVRAVFSVDSDSGDIRNEAILDFEERNEYTFGVEARDGGGLSGHCQVRVEITDENDNAPEITTLSVWSPVPEDAPPGTVVALLNVHDADSGDNGKVRCELDGESPFAVVASSGSSYKVVTASLLDRERAAEHNVTVVASDRGSPALSSRSALALAVSDVNDNAPVFEEAAYSAYVAENNAAGAAVLRVRARDADAGANGRVSYWLVGGSAGEAAASYVSVEARSGALYAQRSFDYEQCREFAVEVRAQDGGSPARSSTATVRVFVVDRNDNAPQVLWPAASASSPGAGPFEVVPRSAEAGYLVAKVVAVDADSGRNAWLSYELVQATEPALFRLGLHSGEVRTARAVSERDAARQRLVVVVKDHGQPALSATATLHVVLAESLQEALPALSERAAGAEAPADLQFYLVLALALLSALFVLSVALAVAARVRRAGPPAVLRCLGAERFSVAGPAFPADFCEGTLPYSYNLCVAPGRAVAECALLPAPLPARAVEDLLSGEPPSDADAVQVGKPTPVPLSHTSLSSYDLYSFIYSFVNL, from the coding sequence atGGGAGCGGGGCaggcagcgcagcgccgcgcagcagCCAGGCACGTCGcgctgctggccgtgctgctGCCGGTGTGCTGCCGGGCGGCGCCGGAGCGGCTGCGCTACGCCATTCCCGAGGAAACGGGCAGCGGCTCCGTGGTGGGGCCGCTGGCGCGGGACCTGGGGCTGAGCCCGGCAGAGCTGCCGGCACGCCAGCTGCGGCTGGTCTCGGCGGCTAAACGGCACCTGAAACACTTCGCCGTGAGCGCGGAGGACGGGCACCTGTACGTGAGCGAGCGGCTGGACCGGGAGGAGATGTGCGGCGACTCTGCGTCCTGCTCCGTCAGTTTCGAGGCGGTGGTGCAGAACCCGCTCAACGTTTTCCACGTCGACGTGGCTATCCAGGACATCAACGACAACTCCCCGGtcttcagcaaggctgctctcgACCTGGAGATCGGGGAATTGCTCCTTCCTGGTGCGCGATTTCCGCTGGAGATGGCGCAAGATCCGGATGTGGGAAGCAACTCGCTGCTCAGCTACCAGCTCACGGAAAACCCGTCCTTCAGCCTGGCAGTGAAGGAGAGCCCAAGTGGCAAGAAGCAGCCCGAACTGGTGCTAGAAGCCGCTTTGGATCGTGAGCAGCAGAGTTCCTTCCAGATGGTGCTGACGGCGGTGGACGGTGGGGCTCCAGCGAGGTCTGGCACCGTGCAGATTCGCATCAACGTGACGGACGCCAATGACAACGCGCCCGTGTTCAGCCGAAGCGCCTACGAGGCGCGAGTGCGGGAGAATCTGCCGGCGGGGTCGCTGGTGCTGCAGGTCCGAGCCACGGATGCGGATGTGGGCTCCAACGGCCGAGTCTCCTACTCCTTCAGCAACGTGCCGCAGGCTGTGCGCGCTGTCTTCAGCGTAGACAGCGACAGCGGCGACATCCGCAATGAGGCGATTCTGGATTTCGAGGAGAGGAATGAGTACACCTTCGGGGTGGAAGCGAGGGACGGCGGCGGGCTCAGCGGTCACTGCCAGGTCCGCGTCGAGATCACAGAcgagaacgacaacgcgcccgagATAACGACGTTGTCGGTGTGGAGCCCGGTGCCCGAGGACGCCCCGCCCGGCACCGTCGTGGCCCTGCTGAACGTGCACGACGCGGACTCTGGCGACAACGGGAAGGTGCGGTGCGAACTGGACGGCGAGTCGCCGTTCGCCGTGGTGGCGTCGTCGGGCAGCTCGTACAAGGTGGTGACGGCGAGCTTGCTGGACAGGGAGCGGGCGGCCGAGCACAACGTGACGGTGGTCGCCAGCGAccgcggcagcccggcgctgTCTAGCCGCAGCGCGCTGGCGCTGGCCGTGTcggacgtgaacgacaacgcgcccgtgTTCGAGGAAGCCGCCTACAGCGCCTACGTGGCGGAGAAcaacgcggcgggcgcggcggtgcTGCGCGTGCGCGCGCGGGACGCGGACGCGGGCGCCAACGGGCGCGTGAGCTACTGGCtggtgggcggcagcgcgggcgaggcggcggcgtcCTACGTGTCGGtggaggcgcggagcggcgcgctgTACGCGCAGCGCTCCTTCGACTACGAGCAGTGCCGCGAGTTCGCCGTGGAGGTGAGGGCGCAGGACGGCGGGTCGCCGGCGCGGAGCTCGACGGCGACGGTGCGCGTCTTCGTGGTGGACCGCAACGACAACGCGCCGCAGGTGCTGTGGCCGGCGGCGTCGGCGTCGAGCCCCGGCGCGGGCCCGTTCGAGGTGGTGCCGCGGTCGGCCGAGGCCGGCTAcctggtggccaaggtggtggcgGTGGACGCGGACTCGGGGCGCAACGCCTGGCTGTCGTACGAGCTGGTGCAGGCGACGGAGCCGGCGCTGTTCCGGCTGGGGCTGCACAGCGGCGAGGTGCGCACGGCGCGCGCCGTGTCGGAGCGGGACGCGGCGAGGCAgcggctggtggtggtggtgaaggacCACGGGCAGCCGGCGCTGTCGGCCACGGCCACGCTGCACGTGGTGCTGGCCGAGAGCTTGCAGGAGGCGCTGCCGGCGCTGagcgagcgggcggcgggcgccgaggcgcCGGCGGACTTGCAGTTCTACCTggtgctggcgctggcgctgctcTCCGCCTTGTTCGTGCTGAGCGTGGCGCTGGCCGTGGCGGCGCGGgtgcgccgcgccgggccgcccgccgtcctgcgctgcctgggcgccgagcGCTTCTCCGTGGCCGGCCCCGCCTTCCCGGCCGACTTCTGCGAGGGCACCTTGCCCTACTCCTACAACCTCTGCGTggccccgggccgcgccgtcgCCGAGTGCGCTTtgctgccggccccgctgcccgcccgcgccgTCGAGGATCTTCTCAGCGGAGAGCCGCCGTCCGACGCCGACGCAGTGCAGGTCGGTAAGCCGACCCCAGTCCCCTTATCTCACACCTCGTTATCTTCTTACGATCTGTATTCGTTCATTTATAGTTTTGTTAATCTTTAG
- the LOC112997135 gene encoding protocadherin gamma-A3-like produces MRADTRRRWGGRGRARGRGRALLWCALVAAWELAWGQLRYAVPEELQKGSFVGDVAKDLGLELAALRQRGARVLSEGRRQYFALHEKTGHLVTAERIDREQLCGRVQTCLIYSQILVQNQAQLFTVQIEITDVNDNAPKFQQDKLQFRISETAAVGTRFPLEEAQDADVGLNALQRYELSGDQHFGLEVLEGPDGSNSAELVLAQALDREESAFHELVLTAVDGGEPARTGTARIRVLVLDANDNAPVFSQAVYTVRVREDVPVGSRLLTVNATDADEGTNAELTYSLRRTPAAASRLFQVDARTGDVAAAGRLDYEEAALYELEVQAKDGGDLLARAKVLVSVIDVNDNAPLITVTSVVSSVSEDSPPGTIIAFINVKDEDSGASGEVRLSLADTLPFRLEKSVGDYYSVVTARELDREEVSEYNVTVRATDGGAPALRSSAVLPLRVLDVNDNAPVFAEARYSAWLPENNAKGALVLTVRAADADWGQNARVRYRLCEGQVRGAPLSSYVSVHAETGALYALRSFDYEEVREVGLWVRAEDGGAPALSSNVSVRLFIVDENDNAPQVLYPPAAPGAGWTGVELAPRAAEPGALVAKVVAVDADSGQNAWLSYELAKATEPGLFRVGLHSGEVRTARFPLARDALRQSLVVVVRDHGQPALSATATLTVVLAESVAELLSDLGGAAAPGEPGGSLTRWLVVAVAAVCCLFLAFLLALLALRLRRWRRSRLLAAGSGASRAVAASPFVGIDGVRAFLHSYSHEVSLTADSRKSHLRFPGGSCSNTLPAAPPPDKCAPLLLPEEPSRARADSGDALPVSPSSEALTLLLRSTGLLLWTVLRVLCVACT; encoded by the coding sequence ATGCGAGCGGACACACGGAGGCGCTGGGGCGGCCGAGGGCGAgcccgagggcgagggcgagcgctGCTGTGGTGCGCCTTGGTGGCGGCGTGGGAGCTGGCGTGGGGGCAGCTGCGCTACGCGGTGCCCGAGGAATTGCAGAAGGGCTCTTTCGTGGGCGACGTGGCCAAGgacctggggctggagctggcggcgCTCCGCCAACGCGGCGCCCGCGTACTTTCCGAAGGTAGGAGGCAGTATTTTGCTCTGCATGAGAAGACCGGCCATTTAGTGACGGCGGAACGCATagacagagagcagctctgcgggcGGGTGCAGACGTGCCTGATCTATTCGCAGATTCTGGTACAGAATCAAGCCCAACTTTTCACCGTGCAAATAGAAATCACCGACGTGAATGACAACGCTCCCAAGTTCCAGCAAGATAAACTGCAGTTTCGAATCAGTGAAACAGCAGCCGTGGGAACGCGCTTCCCGCTGGAAGAAGCGCAAGACGCGGACGTGGGGCTGAATGCCCTGCAGCGCTACGAGCTCAGCGGCGACCAGCACTTCGGTCTGGAGGTGCTAGAGGGACCGGACGGCTCGAATTCCGCGGAGCTGGTGCTGGCGCAGGCGCTGGACCGGGAGGAAAGCGCCTTCCACGAGCTGGTGCTGACGGCGGTGgacggcggggagccggcgcggaCGGGCACGGCGCGGATCCGCGTGCTGGTGCTGGACgcgaacgacaacgcgccggtgTTCAGCCAGGCGGTGTACACGGTGCGCGTGCGCGAGGACGTGCCCGTGGGGTCGCGGCTGCTCACCGTGAACGCCACCGATGCGGACGAGGGCACCAATGCCGAGCTGACCTACTCGTTGCGCAGGACGCCCGCCGCAGCGTCGCGCCTCTTCCAGGTGGACGCCCGCACCGGGGACgtcgcggcggcggggaggctggACTACGAGGAAGCGGCTCTGTACGAGCTGGAGGTGCAGGCGAAGGATGGCGGGGACCTCCTGGCCAGGGCCAAAGTCCTAGTGAGCGTTATCGACGTCAATGACAACGCGCCTCTAATCACGGTGACGTCCGTCGTGAGCTCCGTGTCCGAGGACAGCCCCCCGGGGACCATAATCGCTTTTATCAATGTGAAAGACGAAGATTCAGGGGCCAGTGGAGAGGTCAGGCTGTCGCTCGCAGACACGCTGCCGTTCCGTCTGGAGAAGTCCGTCGGGGACTACTACAGCGTGGTGACGGCGAGGGAGCTGGACCGCGAGGAGGTGTCGGAGTACAACGTGACGGTGCGGGCGACGGACGGCGGGGCGCCGGCGCTGCGCAGCAGCGCGGTGCTGCCGCTGCGCGTGCtggacgtgaacgacaacgcgccggtgTTCGCGGAGGCGCGCTACAGCGCCTGGCTGCCCGAGAACAACGCCAAGGGCGCGCTGGTGCTGACGGTGCGGGCGGCGGACGCGGACTGGGGGCAGAACGCGCGCGTGCGGTACCGGCTGTGCGAGGGGCAGGTGCGGGGCGCGCCGCTCTCGTCGTACGTGTCGGTGCACGCGGAGACGGGCGCGCTGTACGCGCTGCGCTCCTTCGACTACGAGGAGGTGCGCGAGGTGGGGCTGTGGGTGCGCGCGGAGGACGGCGGCGCGCCGGCGCTGAGCAGCAACGTGTCGGTGCGGCTCTTCATCGTGGAcgagaacgacaacgcgccgcaGGTGCTGTacccgccggcggcgccgggcgccggctggACGGGCGTGGAGctggcgccgcgcgccgccgagcccggggcgctggtggccaaggtggtggcgGTGGACGCGGACTCGGGGCAGAACGCCTGGCTGTCCTACGAGCTGGCCAAGGCCACGGAGCCGGGGCTCTTCCGCGTGGGGCTGCACAGCGGCGAGGTGCGCACGGCGCGGTTCCCGCTGGCGCGCGACGCGCTGCGGCAGagcctggtggtggtggtgagggacCACGGGCAGCCGGCGCTGTCGGCCACGGCCACGCTGACGGTGGTGCTGGCCGAGAGCGTGGCCGAGCTGCTGTCGGAcctgggcggcgcggcggcgccgggcgagcCGGGCGGCAGCCTGACGCGCTGGCTGGTGGTGGCCGTGGCGGCCGTGTGCTGCCTCTTCCTCGCCttcctgctggcgctgctggcgctgcgcCTGCGGCGCTGGCGCCGCTcccggctgctggcggcgggcagcggcgcctcgCGCGCCGTCGCCGCCTCGCCCTTCGTGGGCATCGACGGCGTCCGCGCCTTCCTGCACTCCTACTCGCACGAGGTCTCGCTCACCGCCGACTCGCGCAAGAGCCACCTCCGCTTCCCGGGCGGCAGCTGCTCCAACAccctgccggccgcgccgccgcccgacAAATgcgcgccgctgctgctgcccgaaGAGCCCTCGCGTGCCCGCGCCGACAGCGGAGACGCCCTCCCGGTGAGTCCCTCTAGCGAGGCCCTTACGCTGCTTTTACGCTCCACTGGGTTGCTGCTCTGGACTGTTCTGCGCGTGTTGTGTGTTGCATGTACATAG